The proteins below are encoded in one region of Oncorhynchus clarkii lewisi isolate Uvic-CL-2024 chromosome 33, UVic_Ocla_1.0, whole genome shotgun sequence:
- the LOC139392830 gene encoding keratocan-like isoform X1: MKTPMVQIQGRLSVKMALLLAFSSVLLLVGPALAQSPDMSYEDYMAQLQACPKECRCPPSFPNAVYCDNKALKRIPTIPPHTWYLYLQNNLIDVLSTDALRNATQLRWINLNRNRITSEGMEEGALAAMLRLVHLYMDDNLLSSVPANLPSSLEQLRLSRNRISKIPAGVFSGLDRLTLLELQGNKLQDDAVTEVSLKGLSNLVQINLAKNQLTTMPLGLPITITQLFLDNNAIEKIPADYFKGLPKVAFLRLNRNKLGNGGLPKYVFNMSSILDLQLSHNQLTQVPMIPSGLEHLHLDHNQIKSVNGSDICPVSADALEGYVIETAPKLRYLRLDGNEVKPPIPRDLMMCFRLLRSIVI, from the exons ATGAAGACACCGATGGTACAAATACAGGGGAG gCTGAGTGTTAAGATGGCGCTTCTCCTGGCCTTTTCCTCCGTCCTGCTTCTGGTCGGTCCCGCTCTGGCCCAGAGCCCGGACATGTCCTACGAAGACTATATGGCCCAGTTACAGGCCTGTCCCAAAGAGTGCCGCTGCCCGCCCAGCTTCCCCAACGCCGTCTACTGCGACAACAAGGCTCTGAAGCGCATCCCCACCATCCCCCCACACACCTGGTATCTGTACCTGCAGAACAACCTCATCGACGTACTGTCAACAGATGCTCTCCGCAACGCCACGCAGCTGCGCTGGATCAACCTCAACCGCAACCGCATCACCAGCGAGGGCATGGAGGAGGGTGCCCTGGCCGCTATGCTCCGCCTGGTCCACCTCTACATGGACGACAACCTGCTGAGCTCCGTCCCAGCCAACCTGCCCTCCAGCCTGGAGCAGCTGCGCCTCTCCCGCAACCGCATCTCCAAGATCCCCGCCGGGGTGTTCTCAGGTCTGGATCGGCTGACACTGCTGGAACTGCAGGGGAACAAGCTCCAGGATGACGCAGTGACCGAGGTGAGCCTCAAGGGCCTGAGCAACCTGGTCCAGATCAACCTGGCCAAGAACCAGCTTACCACCATGCCCCTGGGCCTCCCCATCACCATCACCCAGCTCTTCCTGGACAACAACGCCATTGAGAAGATCCCCGCTGACTACTTCAAGGGTCTACCCAAGGTGGCCTTCCTCAGGCTCAACCGCAACAAGCTGGGAAACGGCGGGCTGCCCAAGTACGTGTTCAACATGTCCAGCATCCTGGACCTGCAGTTGTCCCATAACCAGCTAACTCAGGTTCCTATGATCCCCTCAGGCCTGGAACACCTCCACCTGGACCACAACCAGATTAAGA GTGTGAATGGATCTGATATCTGCCCTGTGTCGGCTGATGCTCTGGAGGGCTATGTCATTGAGACCGCTCCTAAACTCCGCTACCTCCGTCTCGATGGCAATGAGGTCAAGCCACCAATACCCAGAGACCTCATGATGTGCTTCCGTCTCCTCAGGTCCATCGTCATATAA
- the LOC139392830 gene encoding keratocan-like isoform X2 has protein sequence MALLLAFSSVLLLVGPALAQSPDMSYEDYMAQLQACPKECRCPPSFPNAVYCDNKALKRIPTIPPHTWYLYLQNNLIDVLSTDALRNATQLRWINLNRNRITSEGMEEGALAAMLRLVHLYMDDNLLSSVPANLPSSLEQLRLSRNRISKIPAGVFSGLDRLTLLELQGNKLQDDAVTEVSLKGLSNLVQINLAKNQLTTMPLGLPITITQLFLDNNAIEKIPADYFKGLPKVAFLRLNRNKLGNGGLPKYVFNMSSILDLQLSHNQLTQVPMIPSGLEHLHLDHNQIKSVNGSDICPVSADALEGYVIETAPKLRYLRLDGNEVKPPIPRDLMMCFRLLRSIVI, from the exons ATGGCGCTTCTCCTGGCCTTTTCCTCCGTCCTGCTTCTGGTCGGTCCCGCTCTGGCCCAGAGCCCGGACATGTCCTACGAAGACTATATGGCCCAGTTACAGGCCTGTCCCAAAGAGTGCCGCTGCCCGCCCAGCTTCCCCAACGCCGTCTACTGCGACAACAAGGCTCTGAAGCGCATCCCCACCATCCCCCCACACACCTGGTATCTGTACCTGCAGAACAACCTCATCGACGTACTGTCAACAGATGCTCTCCGCAACGCCACGCAGCTGCGCTGGATCAACCTCAACCGCAACCGCATCACCAGCGAGGGCATGGAGGAGGGTGCCCTGGCCGCTATGCTCCGCCTGGTCCACCTCTACATGGACGACAACCTGCTGAGCTCCGTCCCAGCCAACCTGCCCTCCAGCCTGGAGCAGCTGCGCCTCTCCCGCAACCGCATCTCCAAGATCCCCGCCGGGGTGTTCTCAGGTCTGGATCGGCTGACACTGCTGGAACTGCAGGGGAACAAGCTCCAGGATGACGCAGTGACCGAGGTGAGCCTCAAGGGCCTGAGCAACCTGGTCCAGATCAACCTGGCCAAGAACCAGCTTACCACCATGCCCCTGGGCCTCCCCATCACCATCACCCAGCTCTTCCTGGACAACAACGCCATTGAGAAGATCCCCGCTGACTACTTCAAGGGTCTACCCAAGGTGGCCTTCCTCAGGCTCAACCGCAACAAGCTGGGAAACGGCGGGCTGCCCAAGTACGTGTTCAACATGTCCAGCATCCTGGACCTGCAGTTGTCCCATAACCAGCTAACTCAGGTTCCTATGATCCCCTCAGGCCTGGAACACCTCCACCTGGACCACAACCAGATTAAGA GTGTGAATGGATCTGATATCTGCCCTGTGTCGGCTGATGCTCTGGAGGGCTATGTCATTGAGACCGCTCCTAAACTCCGCTACCTCCGTCTCGATGGCAATGAGGTCAAGCCACCAATACCCAGAGACCTCATGATGTGCTTCCGTCTCCTCAGGTCCATCGTCATATAA